A genomic window from Thiomonas arsenitoxydans includes:
- a CDS encoding PilW family protein produces MNPISTHIKAQGALPRRQRGMTLVELMVAMLLGLVVTGVAVSVFLASRSSFKTNMAIGEVQDGSRIAFELLTRDARQALLTGCGNGTFIANVLKNSGTDWWANWGNAVRGYEANSADPAVTTGAATGNRLAATDSVQFIGSENGGLSIKTATANSITLWSAATDWKNGDALLICDPDHAALVQLGGGEGTATLTWAATGANPGNCTADLGLPTAAPVPPATACTTDPYTFRTNAQVSRLNAADWYIGTNPTGGQSLYRMTLSNSGGSLAATAQEIVRNVTDMQILYHQPGVNPPADYIDANSVTDWNEVDAMQVTLTLASTTKQTVTDSNAKSLNRTVTTVIALRNRLS; encoded by the coding sequence ATGAACCCAATCTCTACCCACATCAAAGCACAGGGTGCGTTACCGCGCCGCCAGCGCGGCATGACCCTCGTCGAACTCATGGTGGCCATGTTGCTTGGTCTGGTCGTGACCGGTGTGGCGGTCAGCGTCTTTCTGGCCAGTCGCAGCTCCTTCAAGACCAATATGGCGATCGGTGAAGTGCAGGATGGCTCACGCATCGCCTTTGAATTGCTGACACGCGATGCTCGCCAGGCATTGTTGACCGGCTGCGGCAACGGCACCTTTATTGCCAACGTGCTGAAAAACAGCGGTACAGACTGGTGGGCAAACTGGGGCAATGCGGTCCGCGGCTACGAAGCTAATTCTGCTGATCCGGCCGTCACCACTGGCGCAGCAACAGGCAACAGGCTCGCCGCTACCGATTCGGTGCAATTTATCGGCAGCGAAAACGGCGGCTTGAGCATTAAAACTGCGACAGCAAACAGCATCACCCTGTGGTCGGCAGCAACCGATTGGAAGAACGGCGACGCGCTGCTGATCTGCGACCCGGATCACGCGGCACTGGTTCAGTTGGGCGGCGGCGAAGGCACCGCAACGCTGACTTGGGCCGCCACAGGCGCCAACCCTGGAAACTGCACCGCCGACCTCGGCTTGCCAACAGCCGCTCCAGTTCCGCCCGCCACCGCGTGCACCACAGACCCCTACACCTTCCGCACGAATGCCCAGGTCTCGCGCCTCAATGCGGCAGACTGGTACATAGGCACCAACCCGACGGGCGGGCAGTCGCTCTACCGCATGACGCTAAGCAATAGCGGCGGCAGCCTGGCAGCGACTGCGCAGGAAATCGTGCGCAATGTCACAGACATGCAAATCCTCTATCACCAGCCTGGTGTAAATCCTCCCGCAGATTACATCGATGCCAACTCTGTGACCGACTGGAATGAAGTTGATGCGATGCAGGTCACCCTGACTCTGGCCAGCACCACCAAACAAACGGTGACGGATAGCAACGCCAAATCCCTCAACCGCACCGTGACGACCGTCATCGCGCTGCGTAACCGTTTGAGTTAA
- a CDS encoding type IV pilin protein, protein MRHFNRAIFAPGRARQLALRGFTLIELMIVVAIVAIIAAVGYPSYISHITKTKRVAAEACLSEYANYMERYYSTNLRYDQDSAGDKNTLPTLSCASDLSADYKFSFAATPGQSTYQVNAVPQGSQASRDTECNTISLNQAGTKTISGTGTVASCW, encoded by the coding sequence ATGCGGCATTTCAACCGAGCAATTTTTGCCCCCGGCCGTGCGCGCCAGCTGGCTCTACGGGGTTTTACGCTGATCGAACTGATGATCGTCGTGGCCATCGTGGCCATCATCGCGGCTGTCGGCTACCCCTCCTACATCAGCCATATCACCAAAACCAAACGAGTAGCCGCTGAAGCCTGTCTCAGTGAGTATGCCAACTATATGGAACGGTATTACTCGACCAACTTGCGATATGACCAAGATTCGGCAGGAGATAAAAACACGCTCCCCACACTTTCATGCGCTTCAGATCTGAGTGCTGATTACAAATTCAGCTTTGCCGCCACGCCCGGCCAGTCCACTTATCAAGTGAATGCCGTGCCGCAGGGATCTCAAGCTAGCCGTGATACTGAATGCAACACAATTTCACTGAATCAGGCGGGAACAAAAACAATAAGCGGCACAGGCACGGTGGCCTCCTGCTGGTAA
- a CDS encoding pilus assembly protein, translating to MSPQAMPHRPPLWKKFVLLGVTWGLLTAPIAQAAVSIAQQPLTLSNNVPGNLVLTPSVEWPTVMSMANVGAFDTTKTYYGYFDPNKCYGYTIADASVPAFAGVNGSTNNYFAPASVTTSRTCSKAWSGNYLNWAATQTIDVFRSTLTGGNRVVDTANLTILEKARHTGQTPTGALNISGASTVANNTPSSFSYFSTKLSGLGNRMYFISANSTSADDKDGTSRSLRYLLDNPAVAQSKGAVEFDPSEGVKSGWVYSVNIDVQVCKSGMLEDNCVAYGSNAKPEGLIQKYASVFTYSVFGYLNISKVLQDSAALRAQQGFVGPYTYEPGATPTTNAQAEWSATDGTFIRNPQPTAASDTTSAYSAVPAIQDSGVINYINKFGQMTTASDKSYDPVSEMYYAALRYLKHQGPVESYNSISNYPDGTAYKMTDGFPVVRTWTDPWKYSCQRSFILGIGDVNTHRDKNLPGNGNRNDEPAVPSEVSADTTVNVVTATQKVAALEGITIKGMTADDSTGFSGRSNSAYIAGLAYDAHTVDLRPDLSGKQTVSTYWVDVMENQVLEGKAKNQYWLAAKYGGFSVPANYDPYANTTALPDSSWWTNGQKLSTGDYRPDNFFTGGDAKTMKDSLEAAFSAIASENVGSTASLSTNSTQLNSGSRVYQASYKEGVWSGSLKAFNIDATTGAATTEAWDAALQLPAAGARTVYTAVGGSYVEFNSTNVNGKYGWTTDLVNYIRGDASNEIRNGGAYRNRTTALGDIINSQPIYVGKPEAGPYANAKFTGSASFKTFAATQATRTPTIYVSANDGMLHGFNANTGVETFAFMPGAVLAASTNPSVLAQKSYGSGLNPHQYFNDGEITVADVYAGSPAAWRTVLVGTTGRGTTRTIYALDITDPASVKFLWEVSAGYLGQIIGKPIIAQTANGQWSVLVGNGMNSDSGTAELLQISLNDGTVSRHATNTATDNGLSTPAVWIDNLANGISTKAYAGDLQGNVWSFDLASATSAGTLLFTAKDASNKAQPITAPMFAAKDPDTRNLWLFFGTGRYLGQDDLANKDVQSWYGLNVSQTSFPIVKNDLIQRSITAEIAGTAADPTATPPVAATLPARTVSVGTAGDMATKKGWYMNLLPPSNTAQGERMIVANQAYQNLLVGSTLIPDNADVCAPSGRGWIMAVNPFTGTNPTDIFFDRNGDRRFNDSDKVTMSDQTLIPIAGIGLTGLTGLSNFISTTLLANQNGTIFNTQVNPQVSNPGRVSWAELINP from the coding sequence ATGAGCCCGCAAGCAATGCCCCATCGTCCCCCACTTTGGAAGAAATTCGTCCTGCTTGGCGTTACCTGGGGCTTGTTGACCGCGCCCATCGCACAGGCTGCGGTATCGATAGCCCAGCAACCGTTGACGCTGAGCAATAACGTCCCCGGCAATCTCGTGCTCACGCCCTCGGTGGAATGGCCTACGGTCATGAGCATGGCCAACGTCGGTGCTTTCGATACGACCAAAACCTATTACGGCTACTTTGACCCCAACAAGTGCTACGGCTACACCATCGCAGATGCATCGGTGCCAGCCTTCGCGGGCGTTAACGGCAGCACCAACAACTACTTTGCGCCAGCCAGCGTCACGACCAGTCGCACATGCTCCAAAGCATGGAGCGGCAATTACCTGAACTGGGCCGCCACCCAAACCATCGATGTCTTTCGTTCAACGCTGACCGGTGGCAACCGGGTGGTGGACACAGCCAATCTCACCATTCTGGAAAAGGCGCGGCATACCGGTCAAACCCCGACGGGCGCTCTCAACATCTCGGGTGCGTCCACGGTAGCGAACAACACTCCTTCCAGCTTTAGCTACTTTTCGACAAAACTCAGTGGCCTGGGAAACCGGATGTACTTCATCTCGGCTAATAGCACTAGCGCCGACGACAAAGACGGCACATCCCGCAGCTTGCGCTATCTGCTCGATAATCCGGCCGTCGCGCAGAGCAAAGGCGCAGTCGAATTCGATCCGTCTGAGGGTGTGAAGTCTGGCTGGGTCTATTCCGTCAACATCGACGTGCAGGTCTGCAAAAGCGGCATGCTTGAAGACAACTGCGTCGCTTATGGCAGCAATGCCAAGCCCGAAGGGCTGATCCAGAAATACGCCTCCGTATTCACTTACAGCGTCTTCGGCTATCTCAATATTTCCAAGGTGCTGCAGGACAGCGCGGCGCTTCGAGCGCAGCAAGGCTTTGTCGGCCCGTATACCTATGAACCCGGAGCCACGCCTACCACTAACGCTCAGGCCGAATGGAGTGCCACCGACGGCACCTTCATCCGTAACCCGCAACCCACTGCCGCATCCGACACAACCAGCGCATATTCTGCAGTCCCGGCCATCCAAGACAGTGGAGTCATCAATTACATCAACAAATTCGGTCAGATGACCACGGCCAGTGACAAGAGCTACGACCCGGTAAGCGAGATGTATTACGCCGCGCTGCGCTACCTGAAACATCAAGGCCCGGTCGAGTCGTACAACAGCATCAGCAACTATCCGGATGGCACGGCTTACAAGATGACCGACGGCTTCCCCGTCGTCCGCACCTGGACCGACCCCTGGAAATACTCTTGCCAGCGTAGCTTCATTCTGGGCATCGGCGACGTGAACACCCACCGTGACAAAAACCTGCCGGGCAACGGAAATCGCAATGACGAACCCGCGGTACCTAGCGAAGTCAGCGCCGACACGACAGTTAATGTCGTCACAGCTACACAAAAAGTGGCAGCGCTGGAAGGCATCACCATCAAAGGCATGACAGCTGACGACAGTACCGGTTTCAGCGGCCGCTCTAACTCCGCCTATATCGCCGGCCTAGCCTACGACGCCCATACCGTCGATCTGCGGCCAGACCTGAGCGGCAAGCAGACCGTCTCAACCTACTGGGTCGATGTGATGGAAAACCAGGTTCTGGAAGGCAAGGCCAAGAACCAATACTGGCTTGCGGCCAAGTACGGTGGCTTCTCTGTACCGGCCAACTACGACCCCTATGCCAACACAACGGCGCTTCCAGACTCTTCGTGGTGGACCAACGGCCAGAAGCTGAGCACAGGCGACTATCGCCCAGACAATTTCTTCACGGGTGGCGACGCCAAAACCATGAAGGACTCTCTCGAGGCGGCCTTCTCGGCGATTGCCAGCGAAAACGTCGGCAGCACGGCTTCGCTTTCCACCAACTCCACGCAGCTCAACAGCGGCAGCCGTGTCTACCAGGCGAGCTACAAAGAGGGTGTCTGGAGTGGTTCGCTCAAAGCCTTCAACATCGATGCAACCACCGGCGCCGCAACCACTGAGGCTTGGGACGCGGCTCTCCAACTGCCCGCAGCGGGCGCCCGTACCGTCTACACGGCGGTCGGCGGCAGTTATGTGGAATTCAACAGCACCAATGTCAACGGCAAGTACGGCTGGACTACCGACCTGGTGAATTACATCCGTGGCGACGCCTCGAACGAAATTCGCAACGGCGGCGCCTATCGCAACCGCACCACGGCGCTGGGCGACATCATCAACTCGCAGCCGATCTATGTGGGCAAGCCCGAAGCGGGCCCCTATGCCAACGCTAAGTTCACCGGCTCCGCCAGTTTCAAAACCTTCGCCGCAACCCAGGCAACGCGCACGCCCACTATTTATGTCTCGGCCAACGACGGCATGCTGCATGGCTTCAATGCCAACACCGGTGTGGAAACCTTCGCCTTCATGCCCGGCGCGGTGCTCGCGGCCTCCACCAACCCCAGTGTGCTGGCTCAAAAGAGTTATGGCTCTGGGCTAAACCCCCATCAATATTTCAACGACGGTGAGATCACCGTGGCGGACGTCTATGCCGGCTCGCCCGCAGCATGGCGCACGGTACTGGTCGGCACAACAGGCCGCGGCACGACGCGCACCATCTACGCCCTGGACATCACCGACCCCGCATCTGTGAAATTTCTCTGGGAAGTTTCCGCTGGGTATCTCGGGCAGATCATCGGCAAACCCATCATCGCCCAGACGGCGAACGGTCAATGGTCAGTTCTGGTGGGCAACGGCATGAACAGTGACAGCGGCACTGCCGAACTGTTGCAGATCAGCCTGAACGACGGCACCGTCTCCCGTCATGCAACAAACACCGCAACAGACAACGGGCTCTCCACGCCTGCGGTCTGGATCGACAACCTTGCCAATGGCATCAGTACAAAGGCTTATGCCGGCGATCTGCAAGGTAATGTCTGGTCATTCGATCTTGCCAGCGCAACCAGCGCGGGCACCCTGCTGTTCACCGCAAAAGACGCCAGCAACAAGGCCCAACCCATTACCGCGCCCATGTTTGCCGCCAAAGACCCAGACACCAGAAATCTCTGGCTGTTTTTTGGCACCGGGCGCTATTTGGGCCAGGACGACCTCGCGAATAAGGATGTACAGAGCTGGTATGGGCTGAATGTGTCGCAGACCAGTTTTCCGATTGTCAAAAACGATCTTATCCAGCGCAGCATCACCGCAGAAATCGCTGGCACAGCGGCCGATCCGACCGCCACTCCGCCAGTCGCCGCAACTTTGCCCGCACGCACTGTCAGCGTGGGAACTGCTGGTGACATGGCCACCAAAAAAGGCTGGTACATGAACCTCTTGCCTCCCTCTAATACCGCCCAAGGTGAGCGCATGATCGTTGCGAACCAGGCATATCAGAACCTGCTCGTTGGCAGCACGCTCATTCCAGACAACGCTGATGTGTGCGCCCCATCAGGCCGCGGCTGGATCATGGCAGTCAATCCGTTCACGGGCACGAACCCGACCGACATCTTTTTCGACCGCAACGGAGATCGCCGTTTCAACGACTCAGACAAAGTCACCATGAGCGACCAAACCCTCATCCCAATTGCAGGCATCGGGCTTACGGGGCTCACCGGCTTGAGCAATTTCATCAGTACGACGCTTCTGGCCAATCAAAACGGCACCATTTTCAATACCCAGGTCAATCCGCAGGTTTCCAACCCCGGGCGGGTTTCCTGGGCAGAACTCATCAACCCCTGA
- the pilV gene encoding type IV pilus modification protein PilV — protein MRNPTLANSKSAPFEKGHQSQVGAGLLEILIAVLVLSIGFLGMSTLLVRSMTNNNSAMAHTQTSVITYAILDSLRANRTAALNGDYNTTATFKLTDSTPSCSLSTNLTGRPDRDVEAWCLGSGGTPPGGLAALGNGATGKIDCTSNGDCTVTVTFDDSRATAGSSTQTFVTKAML, from the coding sequence ATGCGCAACCCAACCCTTGCCAACAGTAAATCGGCGCCTTTTGAAAAAGGCCATCAGTCTCAGGTCGGCGCCGGTTTGCTGGAAATCCTGATCGCAGTACTGGTGCTGTCCATTGGTTTCCTCGGCATGTCCACATTGCTGGTGCGGTCGATGACCAACAACAACAGCGCCATGGCGCACACCCAAACCTCCGTGATCACCTACGCCATTCTCGATTCGTTGCGCGCCAATCGAACCGCCGCACTCAACGGCGACTACAACACGACCGCCACCTTCAAGTTGACAGATAGCACGCCAAGCTGTTCGCTATCCACAAATCTGACGGGCAGGCCCGACCGCGATGTTGAAGCATGGTGTTTGGGCTCTGGCGGCACGCCACCAGGCGGACTAGCCGCCCTGGGAAATGGCGCCACCGGAAAAATTGACTGCACCAGCAACGGCGATTGCACCGTGACCGTTACTTTCGACGACAGTCGCGCCACTGCCGGTTCAAGTACACAGACCTTCGTCACCAAGGCCATGCTATGA
- a CDS encoding pilus assembly FimT family protein, translated as MNHRISGFTLIELLVTITVAAVLLAVAVPNFQNLMLSNKLSTSANAVVYALNLAKSEAVKRNQDVSFTNSAQIKNTDAAGTTLAAAPALPAGVQKVSGKALIASPAGFLRQSTANAGFSGLVMDLYASNLPSNQHRCVYLITGITAVTCTVNGTGNCPNAQPNPCQQ; from the coding sequence GTGAACCACAGAATTTCTGGCTTCACGTTGATCGAATTGCTCGTCACCATCACGGTCGCAGCAGTTCTTTTGGCGGTTGCCGTCCCCAACTTTCAGAATCTGATGCTCAGCAACAAACTGAGCACCAGCGCCAACGCCGTGGTGTATGCACTGAATTTAGCCAAATCCGAAGCCGTCAAACGCAATCAGGATGTCAGTTTCACCAACAGCGCGCAGATCAAAAACACCGACGCCGCCGGAACAACGCTCGCCGCCGCCCCAGCGCTGCCAGCGGGCGTTCAAAAAGTCAGCGGAAAGGCGTTGATCGCTTCGCCAGCCGGATTCCTGAGACAGTCGACGGCAAACGCCGGATTCTCAGGCTTGGTGATGGATCTCTACGCCAGCAATCTACCGAGTAATCAACACCGCTGCGTCTATTTGATTACCGGCATCACTGCCGTGACCTGCACGGTGAACGGAACTGGAAATTGTCCCAATGCGCAACCCAACCCTTGCCAACAGTAA
- a CDS encoding peptidylprolyl isomerase: MRQHIAPILAALSLVSAAALPPAHAAKAPAAQPKVEFVTTMGNFVVQLDPARAPKTVANFLDYVKSGFYKGTIFHRVIPGFMVQGGGFTADMQKKPTRAPIPLESQNGLRNLKGTIAMARTSDPNSATSQFFVNVVDNPSLDYPKPDGYGYAVFGKVISGMNVIEKIVAVPTKNEGMFQDVPVKPIVIEDAKLLN, encoded by the coding sequence ATGCGGCAGCACATCGCCCCCATACTCGCCGCGCTGAGCTTGGTGTCCGCAGCGGCCCTGCCCCCAGCACACGCTGCCAAAGCCCCCGCCGCGCAACCCAAGGTGGAATTCGTCACCACCATGGGCAATTTCGTGGTGCAGCTCGACCCGGCCCGGGCGCCTAAAACCGTGGCCAATTTTCTCGACTATGTGAAAAGCGGCTTCTACAAAGGCACCATTTTTCACCGCGTGATTCCCGGCTTCATGGTGCAAGGCGGTGGCTTCACCGCCGACATGCAGAAAAAACCTACCCGCGCGCCCATTCCGCTGGAGAGTCAGAACGGCCTGCGCAACCTCAAGGGCACCATCGCCATGGCGCGCACCTCCGACCCCAACTCGGCCACCTCGCAGTTCTTCGTCAACGTGGTCGACAACCCCAGCCTCGACTATCCCAAGCCCGACGGCTACGGCTACGCCGTGTTCGGCAAGGTCATTTCAGGCATGAACGTGATCGAAAAGATCGTGGCCGTGCCGACCAAGAACGAAGGCATGTTCCAGGACGTTCCCGTCAAGCCCATCGTCATCGAAGACGCCAAACTCCTCAACTAA
- a CDS encoding peptidylprolyl isomerase: MVELQTNHGNIRIELDTEHAPKSSENFLAYVRSGHFDGTVFHRVIDGFMIQGGGFEPGMKQKPTLAPIQNEANNGLKNDRYTLAMARTSDPHSATAQFFINVADNAFLNHTAPTAQGWGYAVFGKVVEGQDVVDKIKSVKTGRKGFHDDVPQEDVVILKAVEV; the protein is encoded by the coding sequence ATGGTCGAACTCCAAACCAACCACGGCAACATCCGCATCGAACTCGATACCGAGCACGCCCCCAAGTCGAGCGAAAACTTCCTCGCCTATGTGCGCTCGGGCCACTTCGACGGCACCGTTTTTCACCGCGTGATCGACGGTTTCATGATCCAGGGCGGCGGCTTCGAGCCCGGCATGAAGCAAAAGCCCACCCTCGCCCCGATTCAGAACGAAGCCAACAACGGCCTCAAAAACGACCGCTACACCCTCGCCATGGCCCGCACCTCCGATCCGCATTCGGCCACCGCGCAGTTTTTCATCAACGTCGCCGACAACGCCTTCCTCAACCACACCGCCCCCACGGCGCAAGGCTGGGGCTACGCCGTGTTCGGCAAAGTGGTCGAAGGACAAGACGTGGTGGACAAGATCAAGAGCGTGAAAACCGGCCGCAAGGGCTTTCACGACGACGTGCCGCAAGAAGACGTGGTCATCCTCAAAGCCGTCGAAGTTTGA
- a CDS encoding pilus assembly PilX family protein: MQSIYSTHSFEAGAVQRQRGVALIVSLILLLIVMVIGLAAIRSTTLQEKMSSNLQDRQIALQNSEAGLRVAQGLLQANTAVIWRDCTVAATQCDNNPSAQATIANAWQTVPTGTGANQYTAGSNAAGQPQYVIEDMGLWNDRRTALGPQQTANSAQYGAAPVVPTAHFYRITARSADPSTLPDRATVTLQAWVRK, encoded by the coding sequence ATGCAATCGATCTATTCGACCCATTCATTTGAAGCAGGCGCCGTGCAGCGCCAGCGTGGCGTGGCGCTCATCGTCTCGCTGATTTTGCTGCTCATCGTCATGGTCATCGGTCTGGCGGCCATCCGCAGCACCACCCTGCAGGAAAAGATGTCCAGCAATCTGCAGGACCGCCAAATCGCGCTGCAGAACAGTGAAGCCGGGCTGCGCGTTGCGCAAGGATTGCTGCAAGCGAATACCGCAGTGATCTGGCGCGACTGCACCGTCGCCGCCACCCAGTGCGACAACAACCCCTCCGCACAGGCAACCATCGCCAACGCTTGGCAGACAGTACCGACCGGCACGGGCGCTAATCAGTACACCGCGGGCAGCAATGCAGCGGGACAGCCGCAGTATGTGATCGAAGACATGGGCCTCTGGAATGACCGCCGCACAGCCCTTGGCCCCCAGCAAACGGCCAACAGCGCGCAGTACGGGGCTGCCCCGGTTGTCCCAACGGCGCATTTCTACCGCATCACCGCGCGCAGCGCCGACCCAAGCACGTTGCCCGATCGGGCCACCGTCACCCTGCAAGCCTGGGTACGCAAATAA
- a CDS encoding MgtC/SapB family protein produces the protein MIESSVLPWIAALGVGLLIGIERERSQPPESPAGLRSFVLAALAGATAGVLGPAALGVVLAAFALLTFAGYTQTRKADPGLTTEFALLLTVLIGALAQQSPGWAAGLGVVVAGILAAKTTLHGFVRHVLSTQELESGLLLAAAALVVLPLLPDQPIAWLAGLNLHTLWLLAVLVMAIQSVGHVAVRAFGSQRGLALSGLAGGFVSSTATIASMAQRARLDASLQGDCLRAALLSNLATVVELSVLIALIDPALLPGLLPAVGLYGAGALLAVGATWRLARSAPQSSALSDQAEAARRPFQPLQALLFAALLAGVLLAAEAARSMLGSDAALAATGLAGFADAHAAAASAAQMAVNGAFSSWQALLAIGLALATNAVSKIVAGFAGAQWTFGVVNLAAQFGLIGLFWLGLWLGNAQA, from the coding sequence TTGATCGAGTCTTCCGTCCTTCCCTGGATCGCCGCCCTCGGCGTCGGCCTGCTGATCGGCATCGAGCGCGAGCGCAGTCAGCCGCCTGAATCGCCTGCGGGCCTGCGCAGTTTTGTGCTGGCGGCGCTTGCGGGTGCGACTGCGGGCGTGCTAGGGCCGGCGGCGCTGGGGGTGGTGCTCGCGGCTTTTGCCTTGCTGACGTTTGCGGGATATACGCAAACGCGCAAAGCCGATCCAGGGCTGACGACGGAATTCGCCCTGCTGCTCACGGTGCTGATTGGCGCGCTCGCCCAGCAGTCGCCCGGTTGGGCTGCGGGGCTGGGCGTCGTGGTCGCGGGGATTTTGGCGGCCAAAACGACGCTGCATGGGTTCGTGCGTCATGTTTTGAGCACGCAGGAACTGGAATCCGGTCTGTTGCTGGCAGCCGCGGCGCTGGTCGTGCTGCCACTGTTGCCCGATCAGCCCATCGCGTGGTTGGCGGGGCTGAACCTGCATACCCTGTGGCTGCTAGCGGTGCTGGTGATGGCGATTCAGTCGGTGGGGCATGTGGCGGTGCGGGCGTTTGGCAGTCAGCGCGGTCTGGCGCTTTCCGGGCTGGCCGGCGGGTTTGTTTCCAGCACAGCCACCATTGCCAGCATGGCGCAACGCGCACGGCTGGATGCCTCCCTGCAGGGCGATTGCCTGCGGGCGGCTTTGTTGTCGAATCTGGCTACCGTGGTGGAGTTGAGCGTGCTCATCGCGCTGATCGATCCGGCTTTGCTCCCTGGTCTGCTGCCCGCCGTGGGGCTGTACGGGGCGGGCGCGCTGCTGGCGGTGGGCGCGACATGGCGTCTGGCGCGAAGCGCGCCGCAGAGTTCGGCCTTGTCTGACCAAGCAGAGGCAGCGCGGCGTCCGTTCCAGCCGCTGCAGGCGTTGTTGTTTGCGGCTCTTCTTGCGGGCGTGCTGCTGGCTGCCGAGGCCGCGCGCAGCATGCTGGGTAGCGATGCGGCACTGGCGGCAACCGGGCTGGCAGGATTTGCCGACGCGCACGCAGCGGCAGCTTCTGCCGCGCAAATGGCGGTCAATGGCGCTTTTTCGTCCTGGCAGGCCTTGCTCGCCATCGGCCTTGCCCTGGCGACCAACGCGGTGAGCAAAATCGTCGCCGGATTCGCCGGGGCGCAGTGGA
- a CDS encoding UDP-2,3-diacylglucosamine diphosphatase: MSAEDAAHAPHPEPAFPSLIALPAWRRIALVSDLHLGAQAPRTTQTFIAWLADAARAADALFILGDLFEAWIGDDLLDPAALAVAPEDAACAHDIAGALRAYTDSGRALFVQHGNRDFLLGQRFQQATGAQILPDPVVLTFQAERILLTHGDQLCTADTAYQQFRATVRNAEWQRQVLAQPLAARVLQARAMRAASHAAQARPENWADADPAEAHRWLTRAACTWMIHGHTHRPRNHWQGGELRQVLSDWDCDTPHSTPPRAQALWLSAQGQGIEVSSQRCD; encoded by the coding sequence TTGTCCGCAGAGGACGCCGCGCACGCCCCCCACCCCGAGCCCGCGTTCCCCAGCCTGATTGCCCTGCCCGCCTGGCGGCGCATCGCCCTCGTCTCCGATCTTCATCTAGGTGCGCAGGCCCCGCGCACCACGCAAACTTTCATCGCCTGGCTAGCCGACGCCGCCCGCGCGGCCGACGCCCTGTTCATCCTGGGCGACTTGTTCGAGGCCTGGATCGGCGACGATCTGCTCGACCCCGCCGCGCTGGCCGTCGCACCTGAAGACGCCGCCTGCGCCCACGACATCGCGGGCGCGCTGCGCGCCTACACCGACTCGGGCCGCGCCCTGTTCGTGCAGCACGGCAACCGCGACTTTCTGCTTGGCCAGCGGTTCCAGCAAGCCACCGGCGCGCAAATCCTGCCCGACCCCGTCGTGCTCACGTTTCAGGCCGAGCGCATCCTCCTCACCCACGGCGACCAGCTCTGCACCGCCGACACCGCCTACCAACAATTTCGCGCCACCGTGCGCAACGCCGAGTGGCAGCGGCAAGTGCTGGCCCAGCCGCTCGCTGCCCGCGTGCTGCAGGCCCGCGCCATGCGCGCCGCCAGCCACGCCGCGCAAGCCCGCCCCGAAAACTGGGCCGACGCCGATCCCGCCGAGGCCCACCGCTGGCTGACCCGCGCCGCCTGCACCTGGATGATCCACGGCCACACCCACCGCCCGCGCAACCACTGGCAAGGCGGAGAGCTCCGGCAAGTCCTCTCCGACTGGGACTGCGACACCCCCCACAGCACCCCGCCCCGCGCGCAGGCCCTCTGGCTCAGCGCCCAGGGCCAAGGAATCGAAGTCAGCAGCCAGCGCTGCGACTGA
- a CDS encoding GspH/FimT family protein, which translates to MTALAAPAFSHLLAQHRLTVSSNALMSAFMMARQSAITQNQVVALCAGNPESGCHSDWGSGEWLIFTDRNQNGARDADDTLIQSGSTAQESGIQILPNRPMQKPVLFQPIGHAEQPSGAFAAGTLRLCSNTLNTVLGVDLILSKSGNIRAQPHHSAGNCARP; encoded by the coding sequence ATGACTGCACTCGCAGCGCCTGCGTTTTCTCATCTGCTTGCTCAGCATCGCCTCACCGTCAGCAGCAATGCCTTGATGAGCGCCTTCATGATGGCGCGACAGTCTGCCATCACCCAAAATCAGGTTGTGGCGCTCTGCGCGGGTAACCCAGAGTCAGGATGCCATTCAGATTGGGGGAGCGGTGAATGGCTCATTTTCACGGATCGCAACCAAAATGGAGCCCGTGACGCCGACGACACTTTGATTCAGAGCGGATCTACGGCGCAGGAGAGTGGCATTCAAATTCTGCCCAATCGCCCCATGCAGAAGCCCGTTCTTTTCCAGCCCATTGGGCATGCCGAGCAACCCAGTGGCGCATTTGCAGCGGGAACGTTGCGTCTATGCAGCAACACGTTGAACACGGTTTTGGGTGTCGATCTGATCTTGTCCAAATCAGGCAATATCCGCGCTCAGCCACACCATTCGGCCGGAAATTGCGCGCGTCCTTGA